In one Pseudomonas sp. SCA2728.1_7 genomic region, the following are encoded:
- a CDS encoding phosphopantetheine-binding protein, producing MSDLNTPSLVRDIKLLIIDALGLEDISADDIGDEQTLFGEGLGLDSVDALELGLAIQKKYGIKIDADAKDTRNHFTNVASLAAFVTAKQAA from the coding sequence ATGAGCGATCTGAACACCCCTAGCCTGGTGCGTGACATCAAACTGCTGATCATCGATGCCCTTGGCCTTGAAGACATCAGCGCCGACGACATTGGCGACGAGCAGACGCTGTTCGGCGAAGGCCTGGGCTTGGATTCCGTCGACGCGCTGGAACTGGGTCTGGCGATCCAGAAAAAATACGGCATCAAGATCGACGCCGACGCCAAAGACACCCGTAACCATTTCACCAACGTGGCCAGCCTTGCGGCATTCGTCACGGCAAAACAGGCAGCTTGA
- a CDS encoding acyl carrier protein, whose product MQTRDDIFNTLRDALVELFELDPARVSLESNLYQDLEIDSIDAVDLIDHIKRQTGKKIAAEEFKSVRTVGDVVEAVYRLVQPAA is encoded by the coding sequence ATGCAAACTCGTGACGATATTTTCAACACCCTGCGCGATGCCTTGGTCGAGCTGTTCGAACTGGATCCGGCCCGTGTGAGCCTGGAGTCCAACCTGTATCAGGATCTGGAAATCGACAGCATCGACGCGGTCGATCTGATCGATCACATCAAGCGCCAGACCGGCAAGAAAATCGCCGCCGAAGAGTTCAAATCGGTGCGCACGGTCGGTGACGTGGTCGAGGCGGTCTACCGTCTGGTTCAACCGGCCGCATGA